GGTTTTGCTTGCCTTGCGGAGAGGGCCGAAACCTTGGTGATGGGTTAGTATGAGCTTAATAAAACGTCAACGACTGTCGACGCTGCCTGGGAGTAATGAGCCTCCGCACTCGCCTCCCCGCTCTTTTTGTTCTGTTCCCCGTTGCTCAGTCTGAATTCAGCACTCCTCCTCCATGTCTCATGGCGTTGGAGGAGACACCACCGCCTGATAATTGGACCAGCTAATCTCTCCCTCTGGACTCCTTTGGACCTTTTGTTCGTGTAACCCATAATTCCTTTCCGGCCTGTTCGTACACGGGGCCGCGCTTGACCGTTTCCGGACAAGAACCACCCCCCTTCTCGGTTGGCTTGCGCTACATTCAGCTTCCAGTCGGTGTCGAGATGATGGATCTCGCCACGATCGAGTTGTAATTTGCGCTTTGGACCAAAGGTCAGCATTCTATGGATATGCATTCAAGCCATGGGCAAATTAAAAATCCGCAAAATAGACAAGGCCACAGAGCCCAGTGGTCGGTTGTCGCCGCCAACACTGCTCGATGTTCGTGACGCTCTTTTTTGAGTCGGAGAAGCGACCGCGTATGATAAGCTGTCAGCATGATGGTAATTTCTTGTGGATTCGCTTCTGTAAACTCACTGCCTCACACCAACTCTTCTTGCTGCATTGACACATCTGTGGTTCCTCTCGCCTCAGTTGCGACAAGCGCCGCAGTCTGCTTGGGGTCTGAGGCCAAACCGTCACCTCGAGGCTTTTGGCAAACATGCTTCCTTGCAGGCCTCATGTCCTTTCTCACTGGTCTTCTTGCTCTACAGAGCCTCCTTTCGCAGACACCTACAGCAAGCAGAACAGTCCCACATTGAGAGATAAATTGAAAGCAGAGCCGGTGAGCCGATAGACCCTTCCCGTCACACACTTCAAGCCACATTAGGCTTAGCAACTCCGCCGTCCTTTTCCAACAAAGGTTCGACTTTGAGAACAGGCTCAAGCTTTCCGCATCTCCCCCGTCAGCGATTGGCTACGACACCCAAggccgccccccccctcccctcggaCAGCTCTTCGAAGTTAGATTATCTTTTTGGCTCGTGGATTCGTACGTCCAAATCAGACAAGCTCGCCTTGGCGCATCCCAGCGCCACCTCCTAGCGAGCCTATCGCCGTGTGTGTTTTAGCCTGTTGCCTTGTCTCGGTGGGGCATCGAGGCTCTTATGCGGGTGCGGCACAGCAACACACGATGTCTCGGGCTGGCTTCTTCCAGGGGCCTGCTTTGACATGGCCAATGATACAGCATCAGCTAAGAAGTCGGGCGTAGCTTCGCCTTGGCCCTATCTCCATGTATTACTTTGGTTCCCCGATCCCTTTCTTCAGCAGGTGTTCCACACAGCGTTTGTTTGCCCATCTCTTCTTCCCGTCTTTTCAGACCGACTGACAGTCGAGGTCAGACAAACATCAACTGTTGTACGCCGCAAACGGGTAGCACCTGAACGCAACAGTGTTTTGCCTTTTCGCTACTATTTGGATTCTGTGTAGCGAATTGGGCATCCTCCAATTGTCGCATCATCTTATCTatccttggccttgccgcctTGAGTGCAAAGCCTGCCTGACGATAGAGTACCACACTCGACCCGCcattccccccccccccccgttcgATCGTCACCAGCGCCCTTGGCCACCCGGCCTGGTCGCAAGTAGCTTTGTgtctctttttcttgtctGTCTGGTTCTTGCTTTGCCTTCGTTTCCCTCCTTTCCTTCTATTCACCCTGTACtgcaccgtcgccgttggaTCGACGAGTTGGACTACCCAGCCAGCTGTTGCTTGTACAGCACCAGCCCTCAACGACGACATTGTGCCAGGGAGAAACTGAAGGCCAAGGCGCCGTGCGCCCGACATCGCGACCATGCAGCCGGCGGAAAGTTCTTGGTCGGCCTCAAAGGAGTCGACAGAGCTGCCACGGTCCTCCTCAACGTCACACTCCTCGGTAGGGGCCGTATTCGATGCCCAGAGACAGTCCTTCCTGGACCACAACGTCTTCAAGAAAGTCAGGAACCACATTCCGTCCCGATTCCTGAgcaaccgccgcctcgccatcgccctcggaGGCGCTGTATTTGTCATCATCCTTCTTGTTGCCGCGAGCACGGGATCACAACCggccatcgtcctcgacgtcaatGCGGCTGCCAACCGCACCTTGGGCTTCGGCTCGATCGAAATGATCAACCTGCCCATCCGCCAAGACAAGgccgacgctgctgctgtccagGCGTTTTTGTCTGGCCTCAACATCAAAGTCGTGGAGGGTGTCAACGGCAGCCGCCTTGGTGAGGTGGGCATGCCGCCAAGCAGTGTTCCCGACACCGAACCTGGCTTgtccggcggcgagaagggaTGTTGGAGATCGCATGCAAACGTGAGTTATCTCCTTGGGATACTTTCTCCCCCTACAAGCCCTGACGGTTTTTGATGTAGGCCTGGAGCTCCATGCTCCGTGCGAATGCGGAAACAGTCCTCATCATGGAAGATGACGTGACTTGGGACGTAAATGTAAAGGAAGTGATGCGCCTTGCCGCCTCACACTTGCCGGCTCTGCTCAACGGCACCGGCGTGTTCGGCATCAACCCGACTCGGAGCTCTCACGAGCAGGCACGGATCGACCCTTGGCACAGCAGTCAATGGGATCTGATCACCTTCGGACactgcggcgacggcgacggctgGAAGTCGGAGCGGGTCAAATACGACGACCCTTATACCAACGGCGAAAAGAGCGAATATTTTGGCATCGGTCTCAAGGGCGGCCGTCGAATGATCCGTCGAGCCGGCGGCCTGACTTGCACAGGCGCATATGCAGTCAGCGCACGCGGCGCTGCGAAGCTTCTTTTGCGAAGCGGTTTCGACTTGAACCTACCCGTCGACGTCATCATGAACGATATGATTCGGAATGGCCAACTCCGAGCCTACAGCATCTGGCCGCCACCCGTTGTGCAGTGGCGTTACCGCGACAAGTTGGGCATGTGGGGATCCATGGGAAGCGACATCAGGGTCGAGCACAAGGACCAGGATCGAAGTGGATGGGAAGAGGCACACAAGCAGCACGATGTGTGGCAGCTCAAGGGTGATACCAAGGGGTTGAGGGAGCCCGCCATTAAGAGCGCTTGGGGCATTTTGATCGGTCATGACGACGAGTAGAAGCTGCATCGGCGTTCAGACACGACCTGGGTTGGCGTAATGGAGTCACGGCTATAGGGGAGCAGCAGACGTCTGCCTACTTACTATCTTTGGAAAAAACATAATACCAACAAACCAAACCTCTGGTGAGATAGCATTCGCTGAACATCTTCGACTGCATTCATCATTAACGTACACTTTATGAAATTCATCTTCACTACAGCAGCGTGGCATCATTAGGTCAGCCCGTGTCTCTAATGTTGCACTGAGGCGTATTCGGTATTGCTGTTGGTGTGACCTTGGACAGCCAGCCCCCTCTGCAAATGACAGAAGGTCAACTACACAACAGTTGCAAGACATCATCACAAGTCGTCCCCACCTGGCCTCACCAAGCAGCTCTAAAACAACGATTCAACTTGATCGGTCACCGCGTATCACAAGACATATATCCCAAGCAACCGAGTAttaccgccgccgcaatcGCTTCGCCCTATGAGTTTTGCCAAAGGGCTTGGTATTCTCACTCTACTCGATAAGCATCCGACGTCTCATCAGCAAGACAAACGTGTGTGTTTAGGTTCGTTCACATGTCATGATTCATAACTAGCTCATGAGGGAATTAGTCTATTAAGTACAACGTCATAGCACTCTTGTTTGGTATCTCAGTTGGTGTGTATGTCCCTCCTCTGCAGCGAAATCAACCTCGCCCTTCATCTTTGTACACTGATCTTTCCAGACATCTCGACTCACGCCGCAACGGTCTCCtccttgggcttcttctcctcggtggcctcggcggcgggcttgtcGCCGTTCACAGCCGCAggcttggcgagctcgtcgcggAGCTTCTGGAGTTCCGCCTCAAGCTTGGACTGAGCCTCCTTTGCGCGCACTTCCGCAGCAGCCAGGTCCTTCTTGGAtgcctcgagctccttggcgagggAGTCGCGAGCAGAGTCGGAttccttggccttctcttGCCAGGTGGCAGCATCCTTCTTGGcgctctcgagctcggcaGTTGCGCTCTTCTTGCTGGTCTCGCTGGCCTTTTCGAGGTCGGCAAACTTGGTCTGCAGGTCCGCGAACTCCTTGCTCAAGCGCGAGGACTCCTCTGAGGACTCGCTCTTTGTCTTGTCGTGAGTCTGCTGCAAGGTGCTGTACTTGGCTTCGAGGTCGGACAAGCTCTCCTTCGTGGCCAAgtgctccttctcgaagctGGCCTTTGCTTTCTCGTGGGCCTCCTCCAGAGACTTGTACTTGGTCTCCGCGTCGGCCAGACTCTGCTTGACGGAGGCAATCTCGGTTGCGGCATCGGACTGGGTCTTGTCGCTGGTCTCCCGCAGGGTCTTGAACTTGCTCTCCCACTCGACAACGCtcttcttggcggcctcaAGCTCGGCGCTTGACTCGGACTGGGCCTTCTCATGGGCCTGCTTGATGTCGTTGTACTTGGCCTCCCATTCGGCGACGTTCTTCTTTGCAgcggcgacctcggcacTAGACTCGGACTGGGCCTTCTCCTGAGCCTGTTGCAGGGCGTTGTACTTCTCCTCCCAATCCGCCGCAGCCTTCTTAGCAGCGTCCAACTGGGCAAGGCTCTCAGTCTGAGCCTTCTCCTGTGCCTGCTCGAGGCTCTTGTACTTCTGCTCCCACTCAGTCACACtcttcttggcggcctccAGCTCGGCATTGGATTCGGATTGGGCCTTTTCTTGCGCTTGCTGAAGCTCCTTGTACTTGCCCTCCGACTCGGACAGGCTCTTCTTTGCCGACTCGAGTTCGGCAGCAGAGCTGGACTGTGACTCTTGCAGCTTGTTGTACTTGCTTTCCCAGTCGGCGACGTTcttcttgacggcctcgagctcagCAGTGTGTGCCTGTTGCAATTTGACGTACTTGTCTTCCGACTCAGCCAGGCTCTTCTTCGCGgactcgagctcggcgttgGAGGTAGACAACGACTCCTTGTGAGACTTCTCCAGGTTGTTGTACTTGGCCTCCCAGTCGGCAACGTTCTTCTTTgcggcctcgaggtcagCGGCGTGGGCCGACTGCAACTTGGTgtgcttctcctccgcctcggcaaGGGTCTTCTTagcggcctcgagctcggcgctgGAGCTGGACTGAGCCTCTTGTTGGGCCTTCAGCGTCTGCTCCAACTTGGTGTACTTGTCCTCCGACTCGGACAGGCCCTTCTTGGCCGATTCAAGCTCGGTAGCGAGGGTCGATTGCAGCTTGGCGTACTTCTCCTCCGACTCGGCAAGGGTCTTCTtcgcggcctcgagctcggcgctgGAGCTGGACTGAGCCTCCTGTTGGGCCTTCAGCGTCTGCTCCAACTTGGTGTACTTCTGCTCCCAGTCGGCAACATTCTTCTTGGCGGCTTCAAGCTCGGCGTCGCGAGTCTCCTGCAGCTTGGCGTACTTTTCTTCGGTCTCGGCAAGTgtcttcttggcggcggcgagctcctgGTCCGagttggccttggccttctcgttGGTCTGCTGCAGCGCGGCGAGAGATTCCTGTGCGTCGGCAAGGTTCTTCTTGGTGGTCGACAGCTCGGACTCGGATTCGGACTTGAGGGTGTCGATGGCCTGTTGGAGGGTGGCAACCTTCTGCTGGGCCTCGGCAAGCTCCTTCTTGGTGGTTGAGACCTGCTCATCGGagccggccttgagcttgttGTGGTTGTCCTCGAGTTCGGCGAACTTGGCCTGTACatcggccagttccttcttGGCAGCCTCGAGTTGGgagtcggcctcggccttaCGCTGGTCGAGGGTTTGCTGGAGAGcggcgagcttctccttTGCGTCGGCGAGATCCTTCTGGGCGGAGGAGACGTTGGCATCGGCACCGTTCTTGAGGTCGTCGTGGGTTTGCTGCAGGGCAGTGAACTTTTGTTGGGCGTCGCTCAGgtccttcttggcggcggtgagCTCAGAGTCGGAGTCGGCTCTCAGCTTCTCAAGGGCCTGTTGGAGGCTCGCGTGCTTTTCGGTTGCGGCGGagagctcggcctcggtggctGTCTTGAGCTTGGTgtgctcgccctcgagggccgAGAGCTTGCCCTCAAGAGTggtgagggcggcgaccttctcgccgagcgacttggtggtggtgtcggcgtcggccttgaTCTTGTCGAGGGTCTCCTGCAGGGTGAAGCGGGCCTGGTCGGCATCGGTCAGGCGGGCCTGAAGCGACTGGACCTCTTCGCGCAACGAgacctcgagcgcctcgcggtccttcttggcctcggccagctggcccttcacggcggcgaggtcatcTTCGagggccttcttctcctgctgGACAGTGTCGAGCTGCTCCTGCAGGAGAGCGAGCTGCTTGTTTGCGTTGTCGAGCTCCTGGGAGCGCTGGGAGtcggcggtgccgttggcgtgGAGGTGCTGGGCGACCTTGTCGTTgctggcggcgaggtcggacTCGAGGGTGGCGATGCGGGCCTTGCTCTCGTTGTTGGACGAGGTCAGctgggcgtcgagctcctggATCTTCTGGCGCAgatcgtcggcctcggcggagagggaggtgtactgcttctccttcttggagAGGTCTTCCTCGAGAACGGTGATGGTCTCCTCTCTGTCGGCGAGCTTCTGCTCGAGCTCTTCCTTGGAACCCTCGATGCGGTGACCGTTGCCCGGAGAAAAGACTGAAACAACGTTGCCCATGATTGGAGGAAAAGTATCTCGGCGAGGCGACGCAGGAGAGTTCAGTCGAGAGAGATGGGGGTTAAACAATGGCAGTGTGAGAAGAGATGAGAATGATGGAAAAtcaggggggagggacaaTGCAAGCAAGACCCATGGAAGTCGGTGAGTCGTTTCGTTTTCTTTGGTCAAGCAgagaggtaggtaggtggacggtgacggtgacggtgacggggGACGGTGACGAGAGGGAGCCTGAAGGAAATGTTGGTAGAGAGGGTAAACAAACCAACAGGAAAGGCGGTCAGGCTTTTCTGCAGGCAAGGGTGTGggtttgttttttttcccccttcctccttttGCCTCCTCGGTTTCTCCCCTGTTCCAAAGTTCTCTCTTGTTGATTTTGGGGCTGTTATCGTGGGTCTTGCAAGTTCACTTGGTGATGGAAATGAGTGGTCTACTTTTTCAGTGGCTGGACCCCTGCGAAGCCCCCACTGAAATATTGGCAGCCCGACCGTTTTTGGGCCCACCGAAGCTATCCCAAAGAGGAATGGTGGTGAACGAGCCCTGCATGTCCCTTCAAGCAGACCACAACCCACAGAGATACatcctacctacctacctacctacctacatagTGTGTATCCGTGCCCTGGCGCCGCCAAGGTGGCATTTAACGCTCTTGAGGGGCTTCAGGGACCCTGTAAATTTTGTTCATTGTGTGATTGTGTGACAATGCACCTGTTCTTTTGGTTTCTTGTTTctggtccccccccccctccccctcccctccttgaAGAACGTGGGGCCCTCTCAGTGGCTGCTGCATGCTGCATGCATTCCGTCTCTCGTGCTGCAGTTACTGTTGGACGAACCGCCTCACTCATTCCGTAGCCAGAGCCAATTGTCAAACATGGAAGGTGCTCTTAAGTTGCATTACTTGGTAGAGTTTAGTACGGACGGTGAGAGAAGGTGGCGGAATCCAATTGGCACGAGGTCCAGAACCCAGATACAAACACAAAGCTTCGTTCGTTTCGTTACCTGGCGTAGTAGATATGCACGGATAGACAGACAGGTAGTAGCAAAGATAGGAAGGCAGGTAGGGCAGGCGAGATACCTGTAGactggccgccgacggtggGACGCAGCTGTGGTGAGCACATGCAAATCATGATTTATCTCGTTCCCCttgcctctcctcccctcgcTCACCCACTTCAATATCGGCCATATCCACCCTAAGCATCTCACTGGCTCCACTTGTCACGATCTCACTACTCGAGTCATAGTCATTGATAACTACGACATCCCGCAGGCAACCCTACCCGTGGTCCTTTGTCGTGCATCCCTTGATCCTCATGACGACAACATGTCCGATCCACCGCTGCGTCTCGCTTGGGAAGTTGGGAACAATATATACCTGGCTTAGGTAGGCACTTGCTCTGGGAGAGCTGCCAAAAAGGTGATGCTGCTACGCCGTCCCAGCCAGTGAACCAAGGTTATTGCTGGGAACGGAATGGAGGCGAATGCCCGCAAGCAACAGCAAAATTTTGGTACTAATTCGTCTACATCTCTACTTGCCAGTTTGGTTGCTTATTCAGAACATGCTTTGAAATTAAATAGACAGCTGCAACTGATACAATTACATAGGTCTAACAGAACTGCATCATGCTTACGGGACAGCTTATTGCCGTTCGATACATGTCCATTTCCCACCCTCTCTGCTCGCATCCATGAAGACGTGTTTCAAGGAACGTGTGAGAGAGCGGCGTTCTCTCTTGCTCAACAGAGCCTATCAACTACTAGGATTATGTCTTTCTGAAAAATTAGCGGATTCGACGTACAAGGTACGCCACTTCCTTTCGCCGGTGCCAGCGTACAGCCTTGTCCCCTACTCAATTAACATTGTCAAAGTAGAATACGGCCGGTTTCCCATTCTGGCCGCTGGCCCAGCCCAACAATTTGAACCGGCCCTGCTCACCATCGAGAAAAATAATCTCGGGCTGGCCCTCGACCATTTGTTCTTTCCCAACGGTAACCGGCGTGATGTACTTCCCCTTGCGCGACCGGATGACGAACGAGTATGGGCTCGACATGATGACGCTGGAATCACCATGGTAGTTGGTCAGGCCAGGAGTCGTGGCCATAACAAAGCGCGGGTGCCCCGAGGCCATGTTTGCAAAATCGATGCTCTGCGTGTTGATGACCAGGTCTCCCACGTCGTAGACGCCAGGCTCGCCGCGCTTGCCGCCACGGCTGTTGAGGAGCATATCGATCGTCTCTTGCGACAGGCGCGTTTTGCGCACGCAGTAGCCGGCGTAGTCAGGGATCTTGGCGGCCCCCGACTTGAGCGGACGCTGTTGGATGGCGTAGTCGCGAGACCAGAGCTGGAgcgcctcttcttcatcgggCACGAGGCCGTATGTACCGGCAAAGTctttggcgatggcggctTTCTCGGCGCTGCTGATCATACCCCCGCGGAGGCGCTCGGCCCAAGGTTGCAACTCGGAGCCCcatgtcggcgccgtctcggTTCCGGCCTTTGAGAAGGCGAAGTAGGCCTTGTGAAGtgcgtcaaggtcggcggcatcgtcatcgaccAGGTTCGTCGCCCTCACTGCGTCGGTCGAGATGTCGGCGACTGTGTTCTTGGCCTGGGCCCAAGGGTCTTGAAACGCGGTCGAGACGTCGCCGCTTGTAAGAGGGGGACAGGCGATCTTGAGGCCAAGGGGTCTTTTGAGTCCGCGCGGCCCGACATGATATCTTGGCCTCCTTGTCTTTCGCTTGGGCGGGTTCAACTCGACGCAGTCTCCGAAGCCGTTCTCTATGGCCTCTTCGAGTGCCATTTGCGACTCTACCTTGCTTGCGAATAGGACGACGTTACCTTTGGGGCCCTGCTTGAGAATCTCCACCGTGCTTGTGCCTGCTCCCTCACCTGTGCCAGTGATCTTATACCCCTTGATTGTCCTTCCAGCCGTGGTCACCTCCGTAGCTTTGGGCGCACTGAAAAGACCTTTCAGTTCTATCCATGCCTGGGGATtcatggcctcgatggcgtcctTCACATCGTCAATGACAAGTAGGCTTGATATGACAAGACCGGTGATGGCACCCGCCTTCTGTACGCTAATGTCATATTCCAGTCGGGTCGCTGGCGACGTCGAAACTGTCCAGATCCGGGAACACTTGCTTGCCAGCTTTATGCTGCCGAGGGTACCGGCTATGCCGTGACAGTAGATTGCCGAGCTTTCGGCGTGCCGGTTGAATAAGCCACTGACTGTATCGGAAATGGAGTTGAGCAGTTGTTGTGCGATACCGATCACAAACTCCTCAAAGACAGCGTCTTTCACGCGCTCCTCCGGGAAGATGTTGTACTTGGCGGAAAGGGCATCGCGTCTTACGGATACTGTCGTCACATCACCTCCTTCGTCAGAGAACCCAGGAAACTCGATACCGGCAAAAAGCCCTGATGTACAGGCGGCGCCGGTTGGGTTCGCCACGCAGGGACCTAACGCGATCTTGCGAGCACAAGCCTCCAGCTGGTTTGCGATTTGGTCCCGTGGAATGGGATTGTTAGCCCTCAGGCGGCCATCAACCAGGTCACCGCAGAAGGCACCGAGGTAGTTGAGGATGCAGTCTGTCGCCTGGGGGTCGGTGGCGCATTTCGCCGGGGCTCTGTTGTAGGAAATGGCCAAGATGCAGTCCAGCGAGTTAAAGTTCTCGGAACCGTCCGAATTTGTACACCCGGGAAGCGAGGTATAGTGAGTTGGCTTATCGCTGTTCGGCACGACCTGGCCCCAGAGCTGGGTCAGCGCGTGATCGGGGATATACGTGTGCCCGGCCGTAACAGCCCGGTCAGTTTCGGCGTTGTAAAAGCACACGCGTCCGGCCGAGGGCTGGATTAGAACCGATGGGCCCTTGTCACCGGGCCATGTAAGCTTCCCCAAGCCGGCCGCTGTGGTGATCTCCGATACAGACGTCCCGTCGCCTTCCACCAGCTGCTCCACCCAGAACCTCTGGGTTTCGTCCTGGAACGAGCAACCTTTCAAGACAAGCGACCCTTCCTCGGCGTTGACTGACAGACAACCGGCCACTGTAGCCCCTTTCTTGACCAGTTGTATGCGTGTCTGCTTGTCTTGCCTCAGGGCTGCCCCGTCTCTGTTGGAAGAACACCATCCGTTGGtgaggaagaaggacgaTGTTTCTCCGTTGACCTTGTCGATAGCATCCGCAACAATTGTCTTGCCGTCGTAGAAGAGCTGAGAGTAGATGCCCGCAGGATTTGTGGGCGACTTGTCGGGACAAGGGCCATTTAGTCCTTGAGGAGCCACGAAAATTTTAAGTGCCTCTCCGTAGTTCTGTAACACATTCAAATACATCAATGTCAACTTGTTCAAGTACTTTGTAGACGACTTTGCGCAAACCAAATGTCACTTACCCACGGCGCTAAAGCATTTACTCCGTAGTGGAGAGCTAACACAGCAAGAGCAAGCTGCTTTGACGAAGCCATTTCAAATAGTGATCGCGAACACAACGACAGGAGCGAGCCTAGTTTTGAGTAAGAAATagagggggagaagaaggaataCATTAGTGATTGTATGCTAGAGAGACAAGTTTAGGAACATGCTAAGGGTTCAAGTCTGCAAAAGGGCAACTAAGCTAGCTGGGCTTGACGGCGTGGGCTAGTAGTGTTAAGTAGCAAGCGTTTTAAGATATTGTCGTGATGGGTACAAATACCCTACCGATATAAGTACCTATATAAATCGCAATT
The DNA window shown above is from Colletotrichum destructivum chromosome 2, complete sequence and carries:
- a CDS encoding Putative glycosyl transferase, family 25 produces the protein MQPAESSWSASKESTELPRSSSTSHSSVGAVFDAQRQSFLDHNVFKKVRNHIPSRFLSNRRLAIALGGAVFVIILLVAASTGSQPAIVLDVNAAANRTLGFGSIEMINLPIRQDKADAAAVQAFLSGLNIKVVEGVNGSRLGEVGMPPSSVPDTEPGLSGGEKGCWRSHANAWSSMLRANAETVLIMEDDVTWDVNVKEVMRLAASHLPALLNGTGVFGINPTRSSHEQARIDPWHSSQWDLITFGHCGDGDGWKSERVKYDDPYTNGEKSEYFGIGLKGGRRMIRRAGGLTCTGAYAVSARGAAKLLLRSGFDLNLPVDVIMNDMIRNGQLRAYSIWPPPVVQWRYRDKLGMWGSMGSDIRVEHKDQDRSGWEEAHKQHDVWQLKGDTKGLREPAIKSAWGILIGHDDE